The genomic region AAAAATGGTATAATAGGGCCATAAAAAATAGATGGTATAATGATGGTTGCTATTATTGAAAGAAATCGAGATTTCAAGTTTTTGACTAATAAGGAATTGTTAGAGCAGGCAAAGATTAATTCGAAAAAACAGGGAACTACTTTGTCGAGGGCACTTGATTTATTTGTTAAGCAAGTGGCTATTACCAGAGAAATTAACCTGATGAGTGAAGAAGAGCTTGAAAAAGAAAGATTGTTTAGACAACTTCAGACAGAGGTAAATGAAAGCATAGCAGAATATAAAACTGGAAAATATTATACTGAGGAAGATTTAAATGAACGATACGGTTTATGAGATTGTTTTCCAAAGTAATATGATTACAAAACTAGATGAAATATATGACTATATAGCTAAAGAGCTTTCTGCTCCGATTACTGCAAAGAAAAAAATTAAAGAAATTCGAGATAATATATCTATATTGAAAATGTTTCCTAAATCTGGTTTTGATGCAGATGAGAAATTTGGAAAGGTAATAGATTCCAATAACAAAAGGAGGGAAATCACTTTAAAAAGAGATTATATTGTTTTATATTTTATTGATGGTAATCAAAGACGTGTAGCTGTTACAAATTTATTTTCAATAAAAAGCGATTATGTGAAACTTTTTAAGTAGACTAAGAAAAGAAACCTCCTTTTGAATTTTTGGTACTTCAGGAGGAGGTCTTTGCTATATTTTTCAAAGGTTAACTATTCGTGATTTAGGATTGTTGCGCCTTCAAAATCATCCATCATATGTAAGTTACTTTTTTCCTTGAAAGGGTTAGATAGTTCAGTTGTTAACAATTTAGAATTGTTTTGCTCTTATTAATCTTTATTGGTTTTACTGTAAAAGCCATTAAAAAACCTTCCTTCTCATTAGGTATAGAGTGTGAGAAGAATCTTTTCCTGTCAATTAATATATCGTTCGGTTTTTCTTTTTATTTTCAGGCTTCTTATCTTTTTTCATTGTCCTTTCATCTATTATGTGATATATTAGTAGTAACGTACTGTAATAGAAATGTAATATAAGTTATAAGGTGAGTGTGGTGGTAGCGATGAAAGATACAAATTCAAATGGGCATCGTTTATTAATTCAAAAATTACTTGTCAGCATTCATTACCTAACACTTTTCAGAGATGAAATTGTTTTGGTTGAGAAGACCCCATCTTTATTGGGGGCTTCTTTTTCGCCAAATATTGTGCAATCAGAGTTAGGTGAAATTTTGGCAGCAGTGGATGCGCTTTCTAAGCAAAAAAAGTTGATTAAGTCAACTTTCTGGTATGATGAAGCGTCATTCAGATTGATGAATCACTCTTTGGATATTGTCGGTACTTGGATTCGTGGGATTGATAATGTCTTGGAAATTTGTGAGTCTAAGTCTGTTTTCCATGCGATTTTGGGTGATAATCGTCAACGCGTTTTTGGTGTTTTGATTGATGTCTTTACCTCTCTTCGTGTAACAAATTTATCAATCAAAGAAGAATCTGAATACCCTCTTTTGGTTGATCCGCTACAAGTTGTGGAATACAAGAAAAGAGAAGTCAAAAAAGCAGAGCTAATGGCTAAGATTGATGCCTTGACGCCAAGAAAATCTGAAGAAGTTTATGATGACAGTAAAGACGAAAAAGTTGAGTCTATCCCAGAATTAGTAGAAAAAGAATTAGCTAAAGAAAAAGCAGCTAAGTCCGAAAAAGTTCTTGGACCAGATGAATTAAAAGAAGTTGTTAAAGGAAATGACGAAGTAGCCGATAACAAAGAAGACGCTGAGGAAGTCCTTGAATCTGTCGTTGCTGACGAAGCAGAAACTGTTGAAACTACTGATGCTGAAGAAGATACTCCTCAAACTGAAGTAAGCCCAGAAGAAGTAAGTGAGTCAGTTGATGAAGAACCAGCTGTTGAGGTAGAGGTGGAAACTTCTGACGAGGAGAATGAAGAGCAAGAATCAAAAGAGTCTGATTTTCCAGTAATCAGTCGTGATGAGGCTGTTAAGCAGTTCCGCCACTTCCTTTTCGACCATAAAGGCTTGGTATGTGTCTTGGATGCTGGAGATGATTTGAAGCGCGAGATTAACTTCTACAATGCGTTTGATCGTTTTTATGGTGCAGTAGATAATATCTCAGATTGCTTGGTTATCCTTGAAAATGTTTTAAATGAATTACGTCGCCGCAAGAAAGAAGTCTTTGATGAAGAAGGTAATTTGATTAGCGAACCGACTGAACCAATCAATCTATTGATTTATGGTCAAAATATCTTGCTAAAAGATAGTCGCTTTGAAACCTTGATGTCAGAAATCACCCCATTTACTGGACGCTCTGATTTACAAATCTATTCTTATGCAGCATATCCAGATTAAAAAAAACAGTCCAGTGGACTGTTTTTTCATGAGCCTGAAAACGGAAAAGCGAATAAGTCCAGTGGACTGTTTTTTCATGAGCCTGAAAACAGAAAAGCGAATAAGTCCAGTGGACTGTTTTTTCATGAGCCTGGAATTAAGAAAAATTGGCTTGCTTAAGGGACTAAATCAGATTTTCTTTTTTGAAATAGAACCATTTTCGGTATAATGTTAGGGTCGCGACAATATTTAAGCAAGTTACGAACTTAGTTTGGAGGTAAGCGTTGTGAATGTTATCTTCGAACTTGTTTTGATACCTTTTGTAGTTGGTATTGCTGCAGAAGTAGTTGCTGAGTGGTTGATTCAGTACATTCAAAACAAACGTGACAACCATTAACCTGAGTTTTCTCTGAAAACAAAAAAAGACAGTAGTTGTAGCTACTGTCTTTTTTGCGTTGTGCTAAGTTTATCTTCGAACTTTAGCGTTGACCATATCATAACATGTCATAAGGAAGGATATTAAAGGATAGTGTGTTTAGCATGTTTCTAAGCTACTTTAAACTCCTCTTGTCATGGTTTGATTTAATTATCTGCGGACAAGAGAAGTATCAGAAACTTACAAAAATAATTGACAAGCAAATGAAAACGCGTTATAATAGTGAAAATTTGAAAACCTTTAATTAAGTCCAGAGAGACTTTCAAGGTTACTGTAAAAAAGAGTGTTATCTCTGATAAAGGGTATGAGTGTACTTTGGTGTGCTCTGCTTATTTTGCTGTAACCTTGCCTTCTGGCGAGGTTTTTTTGTGTGAAAGGAACACTATGAATTCAAGTTGTAAAGACAAAACTTCTGTGTTAAAAGAAGATTTGCTGATTGTTAGTCAACGTGAGATTGCCCCACGCATTTTTGAGATGAAGCTTTCTGGTGAGATGGTCTTGGACATGGCACCTGGTCAATTTTTGCACTTGCGTGTGCCGGACCCTAGCAAACTTTTACGACGTCCGATTTCGATTTGTCAGATTGATAAGGTCAATAAAGTGGCAACAATTGTTTACCGAGTAGAACGTGCTGGGACGACTATTTTATCTCAGCTAAAAGCTGGTGATCGCGTTGATACCATGGGACCTCAGGGTAATAGCTTTGATTTGTCAGTCATCTCAGCTGGGCAAACAGCTCTTCTCATTGGTGGGGGTATTGGTGTTCCGCCTTTGGTTGAAACAGCTAAGCAGCTTGCTGCTAAAGGTGTTAAAGTCGTTTCTGTGCTTGGATTTGCGACTAAAGATGCTGTGATTCTAGAAGAGGCATTATCAGCTTACGGTAAGGTTTATGTGACAACAGATGATGGCTCATATGGTATTAAGGGTTATGTGTCAACGGTTGTCGATGATTTGGTTGAAAAGCAGTCATTTGATGCCATTTATTCATGTGGTGCGCCTGGCATGCTGAAATATGTGGACAAGAAATTTGAAAATCACCCACATGCTTATCTGTCAATGGAATCACGTATGGCTTGTGGCATGGGTGCTTGCTACGCTTGTGTGGTGCATTTGCGAAATGCCAAAGAAGCAGCCAACAAGCGTGTGTGTGAAGATGGTCCAGTCTTTGAAACTGGTCAAATCATTTTGTAAGGAGGCAAAATCATGTCAGAAAATAGTTTAGCGGTCAAACTTCCAGGACTTGATTTAAAAAATCCGATTATTCCAGCGTCAGGTTGCTTTGGTTTTGGACAAGAATACGCCAAATACTATGATTTGGATAAACTTGGCTCAATCATGATTAAGGCAACGACTAAGGATGCGCGTTTTGGAAATCCGACACCTCGTGTGGCAGAAACACCATCAGGCATGTTAAACGCTATTGGCTTGCAAAACCCTGGTGTCGACGTGGTCTTGTCAGAAAAACTTCCTTGGTTAGCTGAGCATTTCCCAGAATTGCCAATCATTGCTAATGTTGCAGGATTCTCAAATGACGAATACGCTTATGTGTCAAAAAAGATTTCAAAAGCTCCAAACGTCAAAGCAATTGAGCTTAACATCTCATGTCCGAATGTTGACCACGGCAATCACGGTCTTTTGATTGGTCAGGTGCCTGAGTTGGCTTACGCTGCCGTTAAAGCGAGTGTTGAGAATTCAGATGTGCCAGTTTACGTCAAACTAACACCAAGTGTTGCTGATATTACGACAGTTGCTAAGGCTGTTGAAGAAGCCGGTGCGACAGGGTTTACCATGATTAATACTTTGGTTGGCATGCGATTTGATTTGAAAACACGTAAACCAATCATTGCCAATGGTACAGGAGGTATGAGCGGTCCAGCGGTCTTTCCAGTAGCTCTTAAGCTTATTCGTCAAGTAGCGCAAAGTTCTGATTTGCCAATTATTGGTATGGGTGGTGTTGATTCGGCAGAAGCGGCTATTGAGATGATGATTGCTGGTGCGTCAGCTATTGGTGTTGGAACAGCGAACTTTGCAGATCCTTACGCTTGTCCAAATATCATCGAGCGTTTGCCAGAAGTCATGGACCAGTATGGCATCACAGATCTTGAAACTTTACGTCGCGAAGTTCGCCAAGATTTACGTGGCAAATAAGCTATGCTATTTGATTAAAAAGTCAGTAAATTTTTGACTTTGATTGTAAAAAAAGATATAATATTAACAACTGAATAACCTTTAATTGAGTCCAGAGAGGCGAGAAAGGTTCGTGAAAAAAGAAGATATAATCTTTGATAATGGGGTGTTTGCTACCCTGCTTTTCGTGTAACCTCGCCCTCTGGCGGGGTTTTCTTTATAGAAAAAGGAGAAAAAATGCACGAAAGTCGTCCGATTATTGCTCTTGATTTTCCATCATTTGATGATGTGAAATCATTTCTTGCTTTGTTCCCTGCAGATGAGAAGCTCTATGTCAAGATTGGTATGGAACTTTATTATGCTGAAGGACCAGAGATTGTTCGTTATGTGAAATCTCTTGGACACTCAGTTTTCCTAGATTTGAAATTGCATGACATTCCGAATACGGTTAAATCAGCAATGCGTGTGCTTTCAAATCTAGGTGTGGACATGACCAATGTTCACGCAGCTGGTGGTGTTGAGATGATGAAAGCGGCGCGTGAAGGGCTTGGACAAGGTCCAAAACTGATCGCAGTAACTCAATTAACCTCAACATCAGCTGAACAGATGAAAGCAGATCAAAATATTCAGACAAGCTTGGTTGATTCTGTGCTTCATTATGCGAAAAAAGCAGAAGAAGCTGGTCTTAATGGCGTTGTCTGCTCAGCTTGTGAAGTTGCTGTTATCAAAGAGGAAACGTCAGATGATTTTGTCTGCTTGACGCCAGGTATTCGCCCAGCAGGAGCTGTGGTTGGTGACCAAAAACGCGTCATGACGCCAAGTCAAGCATCAGCTATCGGATCAAGTTATATCGTTGTTGGACGACCAATTACTAAAGCTGAGGATCCAGTGGCAGCTTACAAAGCCATTTACAACGAATGGAACGCTTAGTATTTTAATACTAAGACGACAATTGATTTTTGAGTTTAGAAAAGAGGAATAAAATGACTTTAGCATCACAAATTGCATCAGATTTGCTTGATATTCAAGCAGTTTACTTGAAACCAAATGATCCATTTACTTGGGCATCTGGGATTAAATCACCAATCTACACAGATAATCGTGTAACTTTGTCTTACCCAGAAACACGTACTTTGATTGAAAATGGGTTTGTTGACAAAATCAAAGAAGAATTCCCAGAAGTTGAAGTAATTGCCGGAACTGCAACAGCTGGTATCCCACATGGTGCCATTATCGCTGATAAAATGAATCTTCCATTTGCTTACATTCGTAGTAAACCAAAAGATCATGGTGCTGGAAATCAAATCGAAGGTCGTGTAACAAAAGGACAAAAAATGGTTGTCGTTGAAGACCTTATCTCAACTGGTGGTTCAGTTCTTGAAGCTGTAGCAGCTGCCGAACGTGAAGGAGCTGATGTTATCGGTGTGGTAGCCATCTTCACTTATGAATTGCCAAAAGCAACTGAAAACTTTGAAAAAGCAGGTGTAAAACTTGTAACACTTTCTAACTACACAGAGCTTATCAAAGTGGCTAAAGTACAAGGTTACATCACTGCTGATGATTTGACATTGTTACGCAAGTTTAAAGAAAATCAAGAAACTTGGCGTGACTAAATGAGTTAGTATTTGGCTACTAAGGTGAAAAACTTTGGTGGCCTTCTTGGTTTAAACATGGAAAGGGGTTATAATGAAACTATCATCACCATTTAAAGATAATGTTTTACCAGATACCTATGCTAAAGGGGCTAGTGTTCAAGTGAGAGGAAACGCTGTAATTTCTTTTCCTTTTACGATTGAGGATGTTCCCAAAGGAACAAAGACATTTGCTTGGACCTTTGTCGACTATGATTCTATTCCAGTTTGTGGCTTTGCTTACATTCACTGGGTAGTGGCTAATGTTCCTAATGATATGACAGCTATCTCAGAGGATTTTTCTCGTCTAGATGCTAAGCACACTCATGGTAAAAATAGCTTGGTTAGCAAGTTTTTAAATGAGGATAACTCAGATATTTATGATGGTTATATGGGACCATATCCACCGGATAAAGACCATGTTTATACCCTTACGGTCTATGCTTTGGATTGTGAAGTGCCACTTGAAAATGGTTTTTACATGAATGATTTGCTACATGCTATGGATGGTCATATCTTGGCAAAAGAAAAGCTAGATTTAGTAGGGAAATACTAAAACTAACGAGGAGTGAACATGCAACATTCAACTTGGCATGAA from Streptococcus lutetiensis harbors:
- the relB gene encoding type II toxin-antitoxin system RelB/ParD family antitoxin, yielding MMVAIIERNRDFKFLTNKELLEQAKINSKKQGTTLSRALDLFVKQVAITREINLMSEEELEKERLFRQLQTEVNESIAEYKTGKYYTEEDLNERYGL
- the pyrE gene encoding orotate phosphoribosyltransferase, giving the protein MTLASQIASDLLDIQAVYLKPNDPFTWASGIKSPIYTDNRVTLSYPETRTLIENGFVDKIKEEFPEVEVIAGTATAGIPHGAIIADKMNLPFAYIRSKPKDHGAGNQIEGRVTKGQKMVVVEDLISTGGSVLEAVAAAEREGADVIGVVAIFTYELPKATENFEKAGVKLVTLSNYTELIKVAKVQGYITADDLTLLRKFKENQETWRD
- a CDS encoding type II toxin-antitoxin system RelE/ParE family toxin; translation: MNDTVYEIVFQSNMITKLDEIYDYIAKELSAPITAKKKIKEIRDNISILKMFPKSGFDADEKFGKVIDSNNKRREITLKRDYIVLYFIDGNQRRVAVTNLFSIKSDYVKLFK
- the pyrF gene encoding orotidine-5'-phosphate decarboxylase, translated to MHESRPIIALDFPSFDDVKSFLALFPADEKLYVKIGMELYYAEGPEIVRYVKSLGHSVFLDLKLHDIPNTVKSAMRVLSNLGVDMTNVHAAGGVEMMKAAREGLGQGPKLIAVTQLTSTSAEQMKADQNIQTSLVDSVLHYAKKAEEAGLNGVVCSACEVAVIKEETSDDFVCLTPGIRPAGAVVGDQKRVMTPSQASAIGSSYIVVGRPITKAEDPVAAYKAIYNEWNA
- a CDS encoding YbhB/YbcL family Raf kinase inhibitor-like protein; the protein is MKLSSPFKDNVLPDTYAKGASVQVRGNAVISFPFTIEDVPKGTKTFAWTFVDYDSIPVCGFAYIHWVVANVPNDMTAISEDFSRLDAKHTHGKNSLVSKFLNEDNSDIYDGYMGPYPPDKDHVYTLTVYALDCEVPLENGFYMNDLLHAMDGHILAKEKLDLVGKY
- a CDS encoding dihydroorotate dehydrogenase electron transfer subunit produces the protein MNSSCKDKTSVLKEDLLIVSQREIAPRIFEMKLSGEMVLDMAPGQFLHLRVPDPSKLLRRPISICQIDKVNKVATIVYRVERAGTTILSQLKAGDRVDTMGPQGNSFDLSVISAGQTALLIGGGIGVPPLVETAKQLAAKGVKVVSVLGFATKDAVILEEALSAYGKVYVTTDDGSYGIKGYVSTVVDDLVEKQSFDAIYSCGAPGMLKYVDKKFENHPHAYLSMESRMACGMGACYACVVHLRNAKEAANKRVCEDGPVFETGQIIL
- a CDS encoding dihydroorotate dehydrogenase, which gives rise to MSENSLAVKLPGLDLKNPIIPASGCFGFGQEYAKYYDLDKLGSIMIKATTKDARFGNPTPRVAETPSGMLNAIGLQNPGVDVVLSEKLPWLAEHFPELPIIANVAGFSNDEYAYVSKKISKAPNVKAIELNISCPNVDHGNHGLLIGQVPELAYAAVKASVENSDVPVYVKLTPSVADITTVAKAVEEAGATGFTMINTLVGMRFDLKTRKPIIANGTGGMSGPAVFPVALKLIRQVAQSSDLPIIGMGGVDSAEAAIEMMIAGASAIGVGTANFADPYACPNIIERLPEVMDQYGITDLETLRREVRQDLRGK